GAGCAAGGTCACACTCTTGTGAAGCCCCTGTCCTCCTGTTCTTCCAGGGAGGCCATCGCTGAGGGTGCCCTGGGGAACCAGTTTGTGCTGTTTGATGATGTGCCATTGTATTGGGACGCGTGGGATGTCATGGATTACCATCTGGAGACACGGTACATACTGGGCAGGTCCTTGGGGTGGTCGTGGTTGTGGATACACGCTGCTCTGGCTTAGTGCCTCCCACCTTCATCTTACAGGAAGCCTGTGCGGGGCCAGGCAGGAACCCTGGCAGTAGGCACTGAGGGTGGCCTACGGGGCAGTGCCTGTTTCCTGCTGCAGATCAGCCCCAGCAGTCGGCTCAGCCAAGAGGTTGTGCTGGACATTGGTTGCCCCTATGTCCGCTTCCACACTGAGGTAGAAGGGGCAGGGTAGTGGCCCTCTTCCCAGATGGGCCTGGTGAAAAGGCCTAAATGCCCTTTTCTTGTCCCTACCCTCCATTCCACTCCCAGGTGCACTGGCATGAGGCCCACAAGTTCCTGAAGGTGGAGTTCCCTGCTCGAATACGGAGCCCCCAGGCTACCTACGAAATCCAGTTTGGGCACCTTCAGAGGCCTACCCACTATAACACCTCTTGGGACTGGGCTCGATATGAGGTCTGACGTGGGAAATGGGGGAAAGGGTGGGGCTTGGACTCATCCCTGACTGAGGAGAGACTAGTTTTGTGATTTGTGGACCAGAGGAGGAAAATGACTGACACCTGTGGTTTCTAACACAGACCAGGCATTTGCTAAATCCTTTGGTTTGATACTATAGCCACTGTTACCATTCCACAGATGAgtaggcaggcagacagatgggATGGCATGCCCAAAGCTCCCTTGGGTATCAGCTAAGATGCAACCATAGGCTCCTACTGAAAAGAGCTTTGCGATAAGAGCCACCCATAGGCCTTGGGTCTGCCCTTCAGGTATGGGCCCACCGCTGGATAGATCTGTCTGAGTGTGATTTTGGGCTGGCCCTGCTCAACAACTGCAAGTACGGGACATCAGTACGAGGCAATGTCCTCAGCCTCTCGCTGTGAGTGCAGAGCCTGCCAGGCCCAGGGCCGGCATGGGTGTGCGGGGCTTCCTATGCTACAACTCCAGCCCCCTGATTTCTCCCCCCACTCCAGGTTGCGTGCACCTAAGGCCCCAGATGTTACTGCTGATATGGGGCGCCATGAATTCACTTACGCCTTGATGCCACACAAGGGTAAGTACCAGGGTGACGGGGCTCTTCTGTTGCCTTTGACAcctctctgccctttcccaaatCTCCAGCAGGCACTGTGGTAAACTGAGGCAGCTTAGCCCCATATCTCCTCCAGAGGCACTGTGGGGAATCCCGTTGTACACATGTGTTTCTTTCTGGGTCCTTCCCCAGGCTCATTCCAAGAGGCTGGTGTTATCCACGCTGCCTACAACCTCAACTTTCCTCTGCTGGCACTGTCAGCTCCAAGCCCAGCACCTGCCACCACCTGGAGTGCCTTTTCTGTATCTTCACCAGCAGTAGTGTTGGAGACCATCAAGCAGGCAAGAGGCAGGACAGTCTGGGGAGGTTCCTGGGATGCACAGGTTCTTGGCCCCGCCCACTGCCCAGCTTTCCTTTCACAGGCTGAGAAGAGCCATCAGCCCCGCACACTGGTTCTAAGGCTGTATGAGGCCTATGGCAGCCATGTGGACTGCTGGCTATACACATCTTTGCCTGTTCAGGAGGCCATCCTGTGAGTGGAAATGAGATAGAGGGAGAGGTGGGAGCCCTGCCCTTGTCAGTCCTTATGGCATCTCCTTTTCTCCATCCAGTTGTGACCTCCTGGAGCAGCGAGACCCTACTGGTCACTTGTCCCTTCAGGACAACCGCCTGAAGCTCACCTTTTCTCCCTTTCAAGTGAAGTCCCTATTGCTTGTGCTTCAGCCTCCACCGAACTGAGTATTGTTTGTGGAGAGCTTTGGGAGCTCCTCATTTCCACCTCCCTAGCCCGAAATAAGCTTCTTGTGCAATAAATGCTTAGATTAGCAGTCCTGTCTAATCCAGCCTTGCTGCTCCTTTTAGGGCCACTCCTTGGGCTGTAAGGAGGATGGAGAGAGCTACTTTTCAGGGGCAAGATCTAAGGTTACCTGTGCGTGCAGGGTCTGGTTTGTGGCCCCACCTGAGAGACTGGAGACCTCAGGTGGCCATAAGCCAAGCGACCTTGAGATAAAGGGTTCATCCTGTGTCAGCAGCAGAGGTGGTAGGGCTGGACAGGAGGCTCTACACACATGCTCTCACGTGCACACACCCCTCCTCATCTTACCACCCTCAGCTGCGAGGAAAGCTTTTGGCAAGTGTTAGGCTAGGGGTACATCCAGCCATAGGCCCTGAAGAATGCTGCACTGCCTGAGCCCAGGTCTGCAGAGGTGCTGGCTCTGCATAGGCAGACTGTCCTCTGATTGGGTTTTgagtgggtggagggtggggggtggaAGGTAGGGAATTGCATTTATAAATAGGTGGAGCCATGCAGTATGTCTTTCCAACCTGACCTCATACCTTAAGCAGCCAGCCTAGAAAGCATGTGGAAGATGGCATATATTTATAAACATcacaagccaggaggtggtggcacacacctttaataccagccctcaggaggcagaggcaggtggctctcttgagttcaaggccagcctggtctgcaaagcaaattccaggacagccaggactacacagagaaaccctgtcttgaaaagactaCAACAACAATATCAGTAggatgtggtggctcactcctgtaatcccagcgatTATGGAAATGAAGGCAAGAAAATCAATCAGGAGTTCATTGTCATCCTCAGGTACACAcgtgctcaaggccagcctaggatacatgagaccctgcttcaaaaaacagtTGTACAGGAAAAGTCACAGGACCCAGGGCACATTGCTTCCAGGGATTCAGACATGCCCCTAGATTCATAGCAAGGCAGCAGGGAATAGAGTCCAAGCAAGGAAACCTCCATCTATGAGGCTGAAGTTCCCCCAGCCTCCCTGGATTGGGTTTTGGCCTTACTCTTTGGGGGTCTGCGGCGACCTGTGGGGAGAGCAGGTGAGTCAGTGACTGTGTGTCCTGACCTaggccttcctctccccaccctgtgTCACTTCCCATCCTCCCTGAAGAGCCACTCCCCGGGGACCCTTCCAACTCCAAGATGTTGAAAAAGATCCACCTGTGGTTGCCGGTTgcccccctctctttcctttcttggggggtgtaggagtttcctggtttTGTTGgaggctggtcccttcagactGTTGAGCTATAGTTTTAGGAGGGTGTTTCCTGGACCTCCGAGTCCTGGAAATGGACTTGCTTGAAAGTGGAAGGTCCTGCATAGGCAAGATGGTCCTTATTGGTTTTCTTCCTAGCAGTTCACACGTGTGAGCATTAGGACCCACCACTGACATTCCCCACCATACACCAACAGCCCCTGGAGGGAGGACACAGGTGGCCAGGAGCCTGGCCTGAGCAGTGGAGTTGGCAAGAGTCAGTGCAGAGgaggtaggcaggcaggctggctggttggctggtgCTCATACCTCTTTTCTGTCTTCAGCCTCTAGCTGTGTCCCCTGTGGCTTCCTCTTCCGGGATCTGCCCCCTGTTGGATGTTGCCCTGGAGTTAGCCCTAGGGCTTCAGCCCCTCTCTAGACTCATTGCTGGGTGACTCCAAGATtagagagggatgggaggatggCTGTGCAAGGCCAGCCCATGGCCTTTCACTTCTTTATCTCTTACATTAAGAGCTGCTTACCTTTGGGTGCCAAGGGCCCCGGATCACCCTAAAATGGAATGAGGACAATTCTGGAGTCAACCTGGTCTGGTGAACGGGCAGTTTCCCTTGGAGTGGCAAGGCCACATCTTTTCAGATCTATATAACCAACCCTACCCCcgccacaacacacacacacacacacacacacacacacacacacacacacacacacacacacacacacgtacgttaGCTGCCTTGACTGGCTTGGACCCTGAGGCTCCAAGAAGAAGAGCATCACATTGGCAGGCCTCCACAGGCTAAGGTCATCTCTACCTGGCTCAGACCTATCTTACTACCCCACCAGCTTCATGTGAGCAATAGGGCTCAAACCTGGAACCAGATGGTACGGCCATGCCGGTCTCGCAGGGAACTCATGCCTGGCATGCCATAGCACCGCAGCCAGGCTCGGAAGGCAGCAAAATCCTCCTCTCCACGCTCTGGTCCATAGCCTTTGCCCCCTGAGGGACAGAGGAACCAGTCAGAGGTGGGGGGGGTAATTGGGGAGTGTGGGGGGGAAACAAGGATTCTGGTTCAACATGGCTCAGACCTCAGCTAAAGAAGCTGATGGGCTGAGTCAGCCCCACACTCCCTCCTCCCACTGTGACTAGGTTGGTGTCCTCCCATTCTGGGTCCTGGCTCCTCTCCATCAGCAAGGTGAATCTTTGTCCCTCTTGCtgcatgggaggctgggaggaagTGGAAACATGCCAAGAGACCTGGTCTGTTTAGCAAGCTCCCATTCCCTAGGGCCAAGAGGATAGCTGCTCAGCATCTCACAGAGGCTAAAGCAGACATCATCTTGGCTTCCCCAGGCCTCACCCAGCTCAACCACTTCCTTTGGCACCAAGTGACACAGTTCCAGCAGGTCTGGGTTCTGCAGTTTGGCCTTGATCTTCTGGCTCAGGGTCAGCTCTGGGCTCTGAAGGGTGGGTGGGCAGAACCAAGGTTTTAACACAGGGTACTCACCCCACCTCACACTGAAGACTATGGACTCCCCTCTAAGCTTGGCAGGACCTTTGATGTGGTTCACACCTCCTCCACACACTTGGCGAGCTAAGGTAGAAACACCTGACTACCGATATCCTTGCCACCCACACCAGCACACGTGCTTTCGCACTGTCCTCACCGGCCGGTACTGTTGCAGGGCCTCTAGAACTGTACGGGCCTTCTTAAAAGGGGGTATCTTCAGCCTGGGAAGGTGACGAGGGTCAGGGCTAAGTAGTGGATGTGACCACCCATGTCCCACCCCAGCCATTGTACCCATAGCCTGCCTGCTCACCGGTACAAGATCTCTGCCCGCAGATAGTTGCCAATGCCATTGAAGAATCTCTGATCCAACAAAGCTTCGCAGATGGGTCGGTCAAAGGCTTTGTCTGATAGGTTCCGAAGTACATTGTCCCTACAGGGACATAGGCTGGATGCATGAGACCCATCCCACACccgggagagagacagagggctggggaggcagtTCCTGAGTGCAAGGAGAGACAGTCCCAGCTCCCTCTGGTGTCAGTAATATTTGGGCAGCTGGAGCCTCAGTTTTCCTGTTTGTTACATGGGAACAATATGGGATTGTTTATTGTTAAAGAATCAAAAATGttcagctaggcatggtggctcacacctgaaatcccaataCTTGGGGGGCTGAGACAGAAGCATAGAGGCAACTTTGGGGCCAACCTTACCAACATAGCTTCTCCCAGGCCAGGCAggactacataataagaccctgtgtacacatacacacacacaccaaggtgTGGTGGCTATGCCTATAATCAACACTGTAAAGGCTGAAGCAGTAGACCTACTGCCATGAGTATGTAGCAAATACCAGGCCATCCTGGGATAgggtgaaatcctgtctcaacttgCCCTTACTCCCTCAAATTATGAAGgactagctgggtggtgggcatGAGTGAGTGTGATGAGAAGTTCTAAGAGAGATGCTTCTGTGTGGTGCTGTGTcatcattcccccccccccccccccgcacgcAACTGGAGGACTGTGGAATAAGCTCTGAGATTTATCAAGAGACAAAATAGAACCTTCTGGCAAGCAACAAAAAACCAGGGCTATGGACAGTGCTTCTCCTGGGACAGCAGGGAGTCAACTGCTTCTGTGACACCAGAGATGTGACCAAGTCTAGGGCTCAACAGAGGCACAAACTCTGTTCCCAGGAGGGAAAATGAGAAAGTGCCAGGCCCACCTCAGGCCTGCACACCTTCACTTTTTGCCAAGACTCTCCTCCAAGCTTTACACAGCTGGCTCCATCTCCACCATGCCAGATCTCAGCTCAAAACCTTCTCTCGTGTGGCCATTCCTGATGTGCTGCTCCCCACCCTTGGCCAAAGGTCTGTGTGTGCTGGCCCTGTCTTACCTGCACATCCCCAATGCAGCGAAAGAAGGGACACATTCACCCCGCCCACTGCTGTACCCTACAGGGCCTGTCTTGGAGCAGAGACTTATTGCCTCTTTAGAGAAAGTACTGAGAGCAGAGACGGTCATAGAGGAGACCAGAGGACAGACAGGTGAGCAGGCAGAATGTGAAGACCACCAAAACCTGACTTCGGCTCACTAGACCACTTTCTCCCCACTGTGCAGACTTGTTCTTAAGGTTGGATGAAAGCCTTCTACCTTCCTTGATGGCCTGGGACCACCAGGAAGTACACTGGGATGCTGGGTCCAGCTCAACTCTAATGCTGTTTCTGTGTCCTCAGACTTTTGACCTGCCCAGACACCATCTCAATCTATAGATTAGGGGGACCGGACCGAGGCCCAGTAGGGGCTGGGATCTGTTTCTTGTGGGCCTGGATGGTGCTCTACATACCCAGTCCTACCTGAACCGTTCATACTCCAGCAAGACACAGGGTCCGCGGCCTGGCTGCCATTCACCCCCAGGGTCCCAGTGGCCAAAGCGGCGGATGTCCACGA
This genomic stretch from Cricetulus griseus strain 17A/GY chromosome 4, alternate assembly CriGri-PICRH-1.0, whole genome shotgun sequence harbors:
- the Neil1 gene encoding endonuclease 8-like 1 isoform X1; protein product: MPEGPELHLASHFVNETCKGLVFGGCVEKSSVSRNPEVPFESSAYHISALARGKELRLTLSPLPGAQPPQEALSLVFRFGMSGSFQLAPADALPPHAHLRFYTAPPAPRLALCFVDIRRFGHWDPGGEWQPGRGPCVLLEYERFSLCPCRDNVLRNLSDKAFDRPICEALLDQRFFNGIGNYLRAEILYRLKIPPFKKARTVLEALQQYRPSPELTLSQKIKAKLQNPDLLELCHLVPKEVVELGGKGYGPERGEEDFAAFRAWLRCYGMPGMSSLRDRHGRTIWFQGDPGPLAPKGGRSRKRKPQGTQLEAEDRKEDLPLSSKSISRTRRSRKHPPKTIAQQSEGTSLQQNQETPTPPKKGKRGGQPATTGRRRPPKSKAKTQSREAGGTSAS
- the Neil1 gene encoding endonuclease 8-like 1 isoform X2, which codes for MPEGPELHLASHFVNETCKGLVFGGCVEKSSVSRNPEVPFESSAYHISALARGKELRLTLSPLPGAQPPQEALSLVFRFGMSGSFQLAPADALPPHAHLRFYTAPPAPRLALCFVDIRRFGHWDPGGEWQPGRGPCVLLEYERFRDNVLRNLSDKAFDRPICEALLDQRFFNGIGNYLRAEILYRLKIPPFKKARTVLEALQQYRPSPELTLSQKIKAKLQNPDLLELCHLVPKEVVELGGKGYGPERGEEDFAAFRAWLRCYGMPGMSSLRDRHGRTIWFQGDPGPLAPKGGRSRKRKPQGTQLEAEDRKEDLPLSSKSISRTRRSRKHPPKTIAQQSEGTSLQQNQETPTPPKKGKRGGQPATTGRRRPPKSKAKTQSREAGGTSAS
- the Neil1 gene encoding endonuclease 8-like 1 isoform X3, whose protein sequence is MPEGPELHLASHFVNETCKGLVFGGCVEKSSVSRNPEVPFESSAYHISALARGKELRLTLSPLPGAQPPQEALSLVFRFGMSGSFQLAPADALPPHAHLRFYTAPPAPRLALCFVDIRRFGHWDPGGEWQPGRGPCVLLEYERFSLCPCRDNVLRNLSDKAFDRPICEALLDQRFFNGIGNYLRAEILYRLKIPPFKKARTVLEALQQYRPSPELTLSQKIKAKLQNPDLLELCHLVPKEVVELGGKGYGPERGEEDFAAFRAWLRCYGMPGMSSLRDRHGRTIWFQGDPGPLAPKGGRSRKRKPQGTQLEAEDRKEDLPLSSKSISRTRRSRKHPPKTIAQQSEGTSLQQNQETPTPPKKGKRGGQPATTGRRRPPKSWP